The following is a genomic window from Numenius arquata chromosome 12, bNumArq3.hap1.1, whole genome shotgun sequence.
GCACTACTCATGGTTAATCCTTTTGCCTGTCCATTTTCAGGATTGCCGGAAGCTGAGTGAAGACGTCCAAAATGCCATTCTTGCAGTTGCCACAGTGTACTACTGGCTTCCCAAGGGCCAAGGTGAGATATTGACGGCAGGGCAGTCACCGCTACATAGAGTGGTGGTTCCTTCACCTCTATATGAAGCCTATGTATATATTAGGCTCCATATTTCAGAGCCTAATACGAGATCTGGCATCTGCAGGAAAGCAAGTTATCATGAGCAGGTAGTCCCATTGTCAGCTGTTCTGTAGATTTGCAGCATGTTTATGAGTGAACCACTTCTCTGTCTACTCCTGCAGATTTCCATCTGTGAAAGAGTGATAATGTAGGAAGTTGTATAGTTGATTGAGCATTCATATTTATAAAGTATTGAGATTCTTGTCCAAAGTCCTTCTGAAACTGGGAGATATGTTGCTTCCTTCAAAATACCTGTAACTCGATTTATACAGTGTATCCGTACAAACGGAGCAGTCTCTGTGTTCATCTTCGGCAGTTACTTCCTGTCAGTGCTGACTTTGTGAtaactttcttgctttttttcaatcTCAACCAGGTACTACTCTTCGGAAGATGGTACGAGATGCTACCACTGAAGTAGTGGAAGGAATGATCCAACTCACAGAAACAATTCTCAGTGCTCCGTTGGAGAGGTagtaattttccagaaaaaaaaaaggggagggggggaagttaCTTGTTAGGAAGCAGCAAGTGCAGACTGCTTCCtaagggaagaagggaggcagaagcagagcaTTGTTATGAGGCAGGAAGAGGCACAGTGTGTGAGCGAGCAGAGCAGTGCTGGTGAGGGCAGCGAGGCTCAGTGGAGAGTCCAGATGATCAGACGAGCCCGTAGCGATGAGGTCAAGCTGGAAAGTCAGGCCATCAAGTCAGGGTTGGGTCCAGAGAGAGTAACCAGCATCAGGCACCATCCAGTGATTGCCCAGCACGTCCATTATGATGAGTCGGATCTGAGATCAAGGCAGGAAGGTCAAGTCAGTGGATGAGGATCCAGGTCAGATTCAAGGGGTTATGATGCTGGGTGCAGACATAACTGCTACACAGCTGCGTGTAGCGCAAACAGGGCCCAGTGAAACAGCCTCAGGGTAAAAGCACCTTCTAGGGTAAGAAGGGGCTGGCCCTCGCTTCTGTCTTTCTTCATAATGCATCCTGTCAGCAGAGGAGCTGACCTTGTGTTTAAGCCAACTAAACTTCACCCGAGCAAACTTGACTCCTAAGAGGATGAAATACACTCAAGGCCCTGACAGTACCCTCTTGTCCTAGTGACTGAGTCAGGTACATTTGCCCACACGAAGAATAGAGTTTCATCCTGTCTGTGGCAAGGAAGGATGCTGGGAGCGGGATTCCCATGAAGGTGCTGGGTAGCATTTATGCTGTTGGGCAGTTTTTGCCCTTGGAGTGAACTGTTACACGCAATGGTTGCGCAACTTTATAAAGGTAGTTATCAGACCGCTGTGGACCGCTTCCTCTCATTATGGATTACACCCTTAGGATGCCCCTAGGCAGAGGTCAGCAATCTCTAATACAGACTTCTGATGGGCATGGATTCTGAAAGATAAATAATATTCCTAAGCACCTTGAGAGGCTTTTGTAAGAGGCTCCCACTATTTGTTCCAACAGATAATTAAACTCCATAGCACTTTTTGCTTTACACAGACATGAGATACTAGTGACAAGCTGGTTGGTGACATCTTTCCAGCAGAGCTTCTACTAGAGTGGGTCATCTTTGGTGCGGAAAATAAAAACAGTCTAGCAGAGAGCTGTTATTGAGTCTAACTTTGGgtggctttgttttatttcagcttgTCTCAGGAACAGCTTATATCAACTGGGGGTGTGTGGGAAGCGTGTGAGCAAGTGTCCAGCCTGCCACGAGGTGAGTATTCTATTGCAGAACAACAAAACTAGGACATGTTGTCTTGGAATGTCAGTAGCCCTTGCAAGAGGCATTCTGGCCAGTACAATGAAGGCTCGCTCATTCTGCAAAACCCAGCTGTTCCTGAAATGTATAAGCTTGGAAGCCAGGCTGGCCTCTTTGCATGGCAACAGTGCAGCTCTGAGCTCTGCAAAAAGTTTGATCCTATAATCTCAAGATCTAATCATCTTAGACCTAGATGAATGTTGTTGCAAGCTGATTTGAATCAGTGCAGTGCCACAGTGTTTGtccttttgcttttgcagatAACCAGGCAGCAGTTGCGTCAGCTCTGGCGGCATGTCTAGGTGTGGTCAAGGATGCTCTGGAGGAGATGGAACATGTAAGGAAGCCCCTAAGCCTTTGAGTGATGGATTACGGTGATGGAACGTGGGAATTGTTCTATATACAGGCTTTGATTTTAAGTTTGGGTTGATACGAGCTATTGTGTTATGCCTGGAGTTTTTAAACTCAAGCCTGGTTTACTTTTCTATAAGGTTTCTCTAAAGCCATGTCCTGAATTGGGTGGGGGGCAGTGCGGTGGTTTAGGTTGATGTCAGAATGGCACTATTTCCCAGGTTCTTGCTATTTGCTCTGTTGAAATGGACTGAGGGATTAGTTTTTCTTAATCCAGTCCTGGTAGGGTTAATAGAACCTGGCAACAGAGATGCTGGTTGGAGAGAGATTCCTCCATAAATTATTTGTATGATTTCTagattgttttcccttttctcctgggTGTTGCTGGATTTGATGTTAGGCTCTGAGCTTTCATGCGTCTGTGTTCACAGGCTCTGGCGGAAGGTCAGGACCCGTACAGTGACATCATGGAAGATGAAGAGCTGGGCTTTCGGGGCAACAGAGATACATATTGGTCAGAAGCTGACCGGAAGCTGCTTAGCTCCTGCATGGGATTAATGAAGGCTTCTAAAGCTTGCCTGAAGAAGGTCTTGGGTGTAGTGAAGGCTTATGGCAAAGCTGATTCTCCAGAGCAGATCGCTCAACTGGATGATCTTGCAGACATTGCTAATGAGATCAGTCCAAGGTAAGCAGGTCTCTCCCCATGCCACTTTTTTGCTCCAGAGCAGCCCCTGTCTTTCTTGAGTTCTAGAGAATGGATTAGGAAAACCTTTATGATATTGAAGGTGTGAGCAGGTGGTGGGAGCAGGTGTGATGGGAAAACTACTATGGCATAGGCTGTTGAGAGTTGTGTAAGTTAGGAGAGGAACATGTGTTGCAGCTTGTGGTGCAGCTGTGGCCATGTCTCACTCTGAGAGAGTGTCTGAGCATGTCAGAGAAGGCGGTGAGAAGCATCCCATGGGTATGACTGACATTGTCTACTTGTCACGCACTGTGGTTCCTGACTTAAATTCAGGGTGAGGGTAAGCTTTGACCAGGATCCATGAGTTGTGCTGTCAGGACCTTTCTTCCAttgctcctctcttctcttctagtGTCGATGAGCTGGCACTGAGCATGTATCCACCTGTCAATGAGTTGGCTGTGCGACTCAACGTAAGTATCTGCAGCCTGCACGTGGGCCTGCTCACTTGGCTatagagaaggggaagaaatcaAATTAGAGTGATGATGTGACTGTTTGGCTCACttgatttcccttctttttctttccaggctGCTAAGTTGGCCTCGGTATTAAAGAAAGTCTTGGAGATTACAAAGTGAGTACGAGTTACGGTTTTACAAGTGTGTGTTCCCTGCCATGAAGGTTGATATCTTTCTGCCTCCTGTCAAAGATGGCTCATTTCTAGGCAGTAAATGCTGGCATTTTGTATTGTGATGTTATTCAGTCTCGAAGGGATGGGAGTAAGAAAAGGATGGTAGGGATGAAAGTGGTTCTCACTGAAGACACACGCAGATGAGTTAAAGTTTGGGATAAGAGTCATGGATGTGAGTTCTTCCTTGCTTAAAGCACTCTGGGGCTATAGCAGTCCTGTCTTAATGCTGGGGTAATTCAGCACTTCCCAATACCCATGTGCTGTCTGGATGCATAGCTGTAAGACACCCAGGAGGCTTTCCTAATGAATTTCCTCCACTTTTGCAGGACAAGCCATGTATGTCCACCATCAGAGGAAGGCTGGGTGCAGTTTCTAACTGATGCAGTAGATCACAACATGAACAAAATCAAGAACTTCACACAGGGTCAACTTTAGCCCTTCCATGTCTACACGTGTTGCTGCCACTGGCTCTGGCATATGCTTTTCCAGTGAATCGCGCTGCTCTCCAGCTACTGAGATAATAATGAGAACGATGTTTTTTAGGAGAGAACTTTACTGCCACTTGGTAAAACTTTGCCAGGAAGTTGCTCTTTGCTATTGCAGAAGGTGTCGTTTTGCTTGGATTCCTGGGATGGTGCAGTGCTGCATATTAATGCTGTGAACGTGACCCGTTCTTCAGACATTACACCTGCTATAGGGTTCAGAGAACAATAAAATATCACTAGATTTGCATGAGTGGCTTTATCTGTTTTCAGGTGACAGAGGATATATACGCAAGGAAAGGGtcttgctgcttttgcaagcagcCCGATGAACCATTAAAAAATATGCAGCACTGCTGCTATTTCCCCTCTAACCTTAGAGAAGAGTaaactatctttttcttttctatttcctcAGAAGGTAgtagaaaatattatttactaCTTTACCAACATCAAGGATCTGCCTAAGAGTGTATCTCTAGAGAAATGCTACCTCTATGATCACTTTAAAGTTCTAGGATGTCCTTTTTTTGCCACGGGTAAGGAAAAATGATAAAGCAGTGGGTTCAGCGCATTTGTGTGGTGAGAAATGCAGCATCTGCTTGAGAATTTAACCCGTCTTTGTCACAGTAAGGATCAACTTATAAAACTGGAGAGCAGGCATAGTGGCAGATGGGAGAGAGAATAATCAGACATGGttttaaatataactttaatTAAACTGTTAACATCTATGCTTGCCTAAGATCAGAGCACAGATCATGAGCACTCTTTTGTAAACAGGACAGCAGGGACCTGTTCCAAGTCGGGCATCAGGCAGCTGCAACGTCTATAGTTTTGTAGCTCTTCAGGTTGTGGAGTTGAAGGGAGGTGAGATGCGCAGTGAGTCTTCGGGGCCCTGCTCGGATGGGGGTGAATGGGATTTGCAGCTCTTGACTGCTGTCGGGTTGCACGGAGCCCAGCCTGAAACGCAAGAAGGGGTTATACAGGAAGCGCACCTCTTTGTATTTCTAGTTCCCAGGGACCAGGAGATGCATTTGCTTGACAGGACTATggtgccaaaaaaaaaggaaaggaaaaaaaaaaaaaaaaaagagaaggctaGCAGTTATCTAAACTACCACAGCAGAGCTGTGATCTGACGGTAGTTTGGGAGGGAGGTATGACTGGAGGGTTGAACTCCCCGTGGAGACGTCTAAGGTTACTTTGTCCTAATGTAGCTTCTTGAGAGAactgtgttggggtttttttcgtgtGAAGGAGAGCATGCCTTTTTGGATGACTCTTGGCTAAGTCAGGTTTGCCTGGTTCTTCAATACTTAAAATTGTACCCTGGGACTGTCTTTAGTGCTGACAGTGGGGAATGGGTGGAAAGATATGTCACAAACAGTGTAGTTTTACTCCACTTACAGATGTTCAAGTGGATAGCTAAAAAGCAATTGATTGCTtaacagcaaataatttctaaatttcaTAGCTCATTTCAGTGACCTATAACTTGTCTTAGTTAATGTGTATTTCTGCCCAAGTCTTGTGGTACTTTGCTTGTTACCCTTTTTGTTGGCAGGGGGCTTTCCTTCTGCTGTCTAGGCCTTTGGGGTTGAAGCTTTCACAAATGTCCTACTGGCTTCAACTTATGTATTACACATCTGTTCAAAGTTCTGTTATCTGGCATGTCTCATTTTTGGTGTGAAAATCTTCTGTATTATCTGTAAATAAAGGATGGGATGCCTGGGGTTTTCACGTAGCAGTCTCTTCCTGCCACGTTTTGCCTGCTTATTTCTGTGGAGAGCCTTTCCCGTGCAAAGGTTTCTCTAGCTtgtattttgtctctttttccatTTACCGTTCTTAGATCAATCAGTTGGGACTTACCTGTACTTCCTTTGTCTGTAAATGAGCCCTCGTCCTGCAACCACTATCGTACACTTCTCCAGGGGTTCGGTGAGAGGGTTCAGGAGGCTGATCTTTGCTGTGCTTGGCTGATACTGTACCATATTTTCTGGAAACTGTTGAAAGAAGGAAATGAGCTGAAActgagagaaggaagaagattCTTCTGTGACTAAAGGGAGATAAATGATTTTTTT
Proteins encoded in this region:
- the CCNDBP1 gene encoding cyclin-D1-binding protein 1, which produces MEAREPLRELGGALRAVLARLREGEPGEGRDPFELPRFWDALGQTFKVTSQEATKLSLAFSRSPLTSAEDCRKLSEDVQNAILAVATVYYWLPKGQGTTLRKMVRDATTEVVEGMIQLTETILSAPLESLSQEQLISTGGVWEACEQVSSLPRDNQAAVASALAACLGVVKDALEEMEHALAEGQDPYSDIMEDEELGFRGNRDTYWSEADRKLLSSCMGLMKASKACLKKVLGVVKAYGKADSPEQIAQLDDLADIANEISPSVDELALSMYPPVNELAVRLNAAKLASVLKKVLEITKTSHVCPPSEEGWVQFLTDAVDHNMNKIKNFTQGQL